The Lysinibacillus timonensis nucleotide sequence GTTAATTTTAACTCTAATTCAACTATTTTACCTTGCCTATAAACCTTCATGCTCAATGTGTCACCAACTTCTGTTTCATTATATAGATGTTGACGTAAATCAATTGAGTTTTCGATTTTTTCTCCATCCATCTCTATAACAACATCATATTGTTGCACGCCTGCACGATCTGCAGGTGATCCTTGAACAACTTCTGATATTACTACTCCTGTTGTTACTTCTTCAGGTAAACGAAGTGTTTGCTGTTGATAAAATGCTGGTACTTCTGTTAAGTCTAGTAGACCAATACCTAATGTCGGTCTACGAACTTCACCATTTCTTTCTAGCTCTTCGATTACTGGGATGACCGTATTAATTGGAATTGCAAAGCCTAATCCTTCAACAGTCGATTCTGCAATTTTCATTGAATTGATTCCAATTAAATCTCCTACAATATTCACTAAAGCACCACCACTGTTACCAGGATTGATGGCTGCATCTGTTTGTAATACTTCTGTTTCCCAATCTTGCGTTCCATCAGCGTTTAAATCAACTGGTACCGCCCGATCTGTACCTGAAATAACACCTGTTGTTACTGATCCATAGAAATCAAGACCAAGCGGGTTGCCAATAGCAATAACTGTTTCTCCTTGTTTCAAAACGTCAGAGTCCCCAAATTGGGCAACTGTCTTCACATTTTCACTGCTGATTGACACCACTGCTAAGTCAGTCCATATATCGCTTCCGACTAAAGTTGCTTCTTCCTTCGTACCATCAGTAAGGGTTACCTCTAATTGTTTAGCTCCTTCTACAACATGGTAGTTTGTTATAACAAATGCTTGGTCATTTTCAATTTTATAAATTACACCAGAACCACTACCAGCTTCTTGTGTCATGGAACGTTGATTCCAAAAGTCTGTCACTTCTTGAATATTGGTTATACCAACAACAGCATCTGACACCTTATCAACAGCTTTTGTAATATCCGTTGTTACCTCCGTTGCTGTTTGGTCTATTGTTGTTTGTTCTTGAGTAATAGTATTTGCAGAGCTGCTTGGAAGTTGTCCAACCATAGAAGGTAGTAGTAACCACATAACGAGTGCACCAACGATCACACCTGCCAAACCACTTACAAAATATCCTCCCTTATTCCCACCTTTTTGTTTCGCTCTTCGTTTATTTTCCTCTTCTTCCTCGCGCCTTAACCTTTCTTGGAGTGGTGAAATATTTGATGAATATGGTTCATTTGTTTGTTGAGCATCCAGGGGATTATTTAAATCGTTGTTTCGATTTTCATCATCGTAATAACTCATATTTAATCATCCTTCCTTTCTTCTGTCATTATGATACAAACCGAACATTAAAATTACATGAAAATGAAATAAAATGATAATAAAAAAGAACTTTGCCAAATAACACAATTAGCAAAGTTCTCACGGTATTTATTTCATTAAACATTCACTAACAAAGTTGGTTCTTCAGCATCTGTATCATGTAAATGTACAAATTCACCTGCAAGTATGCCACACGATTGCAAAGTTTGAGATACACTCATCCGCGCTAAATCCTTCATATTATTATCTTTACTTAAATGAGAAAGGTAGATTTGTGTAGGCTTTTCATAGACCACTTCACTCATCGCAATTGCGGCATCTTCGTTGGATACATGGCCAACATCGCTCAAAATACGGCGTTTTATTGACCATGGATATCGTCCCATTTGAAGCATCCCAATATCATGATTACTTTCAAATACATAAGAATCTGCACCACGGATAATGCCTTTCATACGATCGCTAACATATCCAGTATCTGTAATGACTACTAACTTTCGATTATTTTCATGAAACACATAAAACATGGGATCTGCTGCATCATGTGACACCGCGAATGATTCAATACTTAAAGAACCAAAGGATTGGACAGTTTCCATGTTAAACAAGAAACGTTGTTCATCAGGAATATTGCCTACAAGTCCATCCATCGCTGACCAAGTTTTTTCATTTGCAAAGACTGGTAATTTATATTTACGAGCAACCACACCAAGCCCTTTAATATGGTCACTATGTTCATGAGTGACAAGAATACCTGATAACTTACTCATATCGCGATCAATTTTAGCAAAAAGTTGCTCCATTTTTTTACCGCTTAAACCTGCATCTACTAAAAATGCATGTTCATCACTTTCCACATATATTGCATTTCCAGTACTACCGCTTGCTAAAACACTAAATCGCATACTATTACTCCCTATTCATCTTCATCTTCTACATTTTTTTGTTCTAATTGCACATCAATTATTAGTCCTTCAACCGCATTTACAAAGTATTCTTCTTCAATCCCATCCGCAGTTGTCACTCTTATTTCCCAAGT carries:
- a CDS encoding S1C family serine protease encodes the protein MSYYDDENRNNDLNNPLDAQQTNEPYSSNISPLQERLRREEEEENKRRAKQKGGNKGGYFVSGLAGVIVGALVMWLLLPSMVGQLPSSSANTITQEQTTIDQTATEVTTDITKAVDKVSDAVVGITNIQEVTDFWNQRSMTQEAGSGSGVIYKIENDQAFVITNYHVVEGAKQLEVTLTDGTKEEATLVGSDIWTDLAVVSISSENVKTVAQFGDSDVLKQGETVIAIGNPLGLDFYGSVTTGVISGTDRAVPVDLNADGTQDWETEVLQTDAAINPGNSGGALVNIVGDLIGINSMKIAESTVEGLGFAIPINTVIPVIEELERNGEVRRPTLGIGLLDLTEVPAFYQQQTLRLPEEVTTGVVISEVVQGSPADRAGVQQYDVVIEMDGEKIENSIDLRQHLYNETEVGDTLSMKVYRQGKIVELELKLTEGTNV
- a CDS encoding MBL fold metallo-hydrolase, encoding MRFSVLASGSTGNAIYVESDEHAFLVDAGLSGKKMEQLFAKIDRDMSKLSGILVTHEHSDHIKGLGVVARKYKLPVFANEKTWSAMDGLVGNIPDEQRFLFNMETVQSFGSLSIESFAVSHDAADPMFYVFHENNRKLVVITDTGYVSDRMKGIIRGADSYVFESNHDIGMLQMGRYPWSIKRRILSDVGHVSNEDAAIAMSEVVYEKPTQIYLSHLSKDNNMKDLARMSVSQTLQSCGILAGEFVHLHDTDAEEPTLLVNV